The genomic region TCATCGAGACGTGCCACGGGCACGTCCATTTGTCCCGCCTTCCAAAGAAATGCGGGTTTTGACAGGTGACTTAATTCGGCAGCCTTACCAGCAGAAATCCGACCAAGTTCAAAAAGTTTCAGCGCTAATAGAAAGACTGCTTCCTGCTCAAACGCCAGTGGACTTTCTCCAAGCGAAAATGGCAGACTTTCATCATATTGTATTGCCA from bacterium harbors:
- a CDS encoding UPF0175 family protein codes for the protein MRTLAIQYDESLPFSLGESPLAFEQEAVFLLALKLFELGRISAGKAAELSHLSKPAFLWKAGQMDVPVARLDEDQLQAEFANA